In Hymenobacter volaticus, the genomic window CTGCACCTACCACCGTGGCCGTTTGCAGCGTCACCGTCGGATAACGTAGCACCTGCTCCCGCGCAATAGCTGCTATGGTAGCCGGCGTTTCTCCGTCGCGGGTCAGAAAGTTGTGAGAGTAGGGTGTTTGGCGGTTGCAAGGCTGGTTGTTGTCGATCACAAGCACACGGCGCAAAGAGCGCCCTAGTGTCATGGCGGTGCTTAATCCAGCGTGGCTCCCTCCTACAATGATGACGTCGTATAAATTCATAGTACCTGTTTTTAAATGCAACAATGATGCAAATATAATTCATTCAATTATTTCGCAACTATGTTGCAAATAAAATTAGCGCACAAAAAAACCGGCCGGGGCCGGTTTCTATCTTGCTGCTTAGTGAGCTATATGACTTGTCCTATTCCAAATAGCAGGGTGAACACGAGTGTGCTTAGTGCCATTTGCTTGAGCAGCGGATCGAGTTGCATAGAATCTTGGCGCTGCCACACGGCCCGGGCGTTGAAGAGTAGCAGCGGCGCCGCCAGCACAAACAGCCACTGCCACACCGAATGATACGACAGCGCCACGTACACCACTGCGCTTCCAAACCCGAGCAGCAACAGCAGCCAGTGGTAACGGCGGGCATGGGATGGGCCTAGCCGCACGGGAATCGTGATTTTGCCGGCTAGCTCATCGGAGCGAATGTCCCGGATGTTGTTCACGTTGAGCACAGCCGTAGCGAAGCAGCCTAGGGCAGCGGCAGGCAAGAGCACACCCAACGGCAGCGTGCGGGTTTGCAAGAAATAGGTGCCACACACGCCCACAATGCCAAAGAATATAAACACTGATAAGTCGCCGAGGCCTGCGTAGCCGTAGGGCTTAGAGCCTGCCGTATAGTTCACTGCAGCCCAAATGGCCGTTAGGCCGAGCACGAAAAATGTAACAAAGATCCAGGCGCCCGCCGTGCCAAGTGCCACCCACAGCAACGTCAAACCACTCAGCAGCGAGAGGCCGCTAAAGAGAGCCATCCCACGCTTCATTTGCTCGGGTGTAATGGCTCCGCTCTGCACGGCCCGTTGCGGCCCTTCGCGGTGCACACTATCCGCCCCATTTTGCGAGTCGCCGTAGTCATTGGCGAGGTTGCTCAGGATT contains:
- a CDS encoding 1,4-dihydroxy-2-naphthoate polyprenyltransferase, whose product is MTSSNPSSPVASISPAKAWISAFRPRTLPLALASILTGGFLAASHGQFRGEVVGLAALTTILLQILSNLANDYGDSQNGADSVHREGPQRAVQSGAITPEQMKRGMALFSGLSLLSGLTLLWVALGTAGAWIFVTFFVLGLTAIWAAVNYTAGSKPYGYAGLGDLSVFIFFGIVGVCGTYFLQTRTLPLGVLLPAAALGCFATAVLNVNNIRDIRSDELAGKITIPVRLGPSHARRYHWLLLLLGFGSAVVYVALSYHSVWQWLFVLAAPLLLFNARAVWQRQDSMQLDPLLKQMALSTLVFTLLFGIGQVI